One Streptococcus sp. S1 DNA window includes the following coding sequences:
- a CDS encoding DUF2975 domain-containing protein yields MKNSKTLKNVIEVLTAFIYFCGFMTVAALVVHLLSRMGLFKDLIQSGRLSFDANGIQLFPQHPQPLWQLLFPLASSAIYIYLLITIRSFLQNLYQEKIFSHSNINLCNRAWKILLVLSFMSGTLETSGNAYLLPFTFQFTFNTGLLLAVPIVWVSGKILERGIEIAEENELTI; encoded by the coding sequence ATGAAAAACTCAAAAACCTTAAAAAATGTCATTGAAGTCTTAACGGCTTTCATTTACTTCTGTGGCTTTATGACCGTGGCTGCATTGGTCGTCCATCTGCTTTCCCGCATGGGCCTTTTCAAAGATCTCATTCAATCAGGTCGCTTGTCCTTTGATGCGAATGGCATCCAGCTCTTTCCCCAACATCCACAACCCCTCTGGCAGCTGCTCTTCCCACTAGCCTCAAGCGCTATCTATATTTACCTTCTCATCACTATTCGTAGCTTCCTCCAAAATCTCTACCAAGAAAAGATCTTTTCTCACTCCAACATTAATCTTTGCAACCGAGCTTGGAAGATTCTCTTGGTCTTGTCTTTTATGTCTGGCACACTTGAAACCAGTGGAAATGCTTATCTCCTTCCCTTCACTTTCCAATTTACCTTTAATACAGGGCTTCTCCTTGCCGTTCCAATCGTCTGGGTCTCTGGCAAGATTTTAGAGAGAGGGATTGAGATTGCTGAAGAAAATGAGCTAACCATTTAA
- a CDS encoding helix-turn-helix domain-containing protein, which yields MIIVNLDVMLAKRKMKSNELADKIGITTANLSILKTGKAKAIRFTTLEAICKELDCQPGDILEYRPDE from the coding sequence ATGATTATCGTCAATCTAGATGTCATGCTGGCCAAGCGGAAAATGAAATCCAACGAGCTAGCCGACAAAATCGGCATCACGACTGCTAACCTCTCCATCCTCAAAACCGGCAAGGCCAAAGCCATCCGCTTCACCACCCTTGAAGCCATCTGCAAAGAACTCGACTGCCAGCCAGGAGATATCCTAGAATACCGGCCAGATGAATAG
- a CDS encoding DUF6287 domain-containing protein yields MNLKWKKKYLGPILGLVGAVVLIGGVYLYSSSNIQPDHQKEFNQTSKKVTKPKEKAIDLSGDYVSNERDEAKIEKKGKAWKIDYQTADGKVSAEFSTDWKVEGSNKVSTGKMKKSDGNTDFTVTVRVFKYKTDKKPLITITMSDKNPDHEMVFANREDFFKSTDPNDVVLDGNLSPFEGAYSNDTYEKEIAASGFKLYGYTPEEYYQNKTSAFPSIVNSETGWIFWSGGTRASYLFNKEKEPKKRKGYYEVYFTGANGTAIQGQEQTLYLIPVGVTGPDGVASQGRRILFGDAAFRDYHLEWWKAYPQPKKEKDLDIAAINGGDFSSLAGTWRNGKGAEIVIQADGKVKGQGNLKAVADSDKKSKIPYVEMKMGETGAAIGLLKIGFQNPDGDQSDTSKPRLVVTQSAGNYPADQYFYRQ; encoded by the coding sequence ATGAATCTTAAGTGGAAGAAAAAATACCTGGGGCCGATTTTGGGGCTGGTCGGAGCAGTTGTTCTGATCGGTGGAGTCTATCTCTACTCTAGTTCCAACATCCAACCAGACCATCAAAAGGAATTTAACCAGACCAGTAAGAAGGTCACCAAGCCAAAAGAAAAAGCTATTGACCTGAGTGGTGACTACGTCTCTAATGAACGGGATGAAGCCAAAATCGAGAAAAAAGGCAAGGCCTGGAAGATCGATTACCAAACGGCTGACGGCAAGGTATCTGCTGAATTTAGTACGGATTGGAAGGTCGAAGGGTCTAATAAAGTTTCGACAGGCAAGATGAAAAAGTCCGATGGCAATACAGACTTTACAGTCACTGTTCGTGTCTTTAAATACAAGACAGATAAGAAGCCTTTGATCACGATCACCATGTCTGACAAAAATCCCGACCACGAGATGGTCTTTGCCAATCGAGAGGATTTTTTCAAATCGACAGATCCAAATGATGTCGTCCTTGATGGCAATCTCTCACCGTTTGAAGGGGCCTATTCCAATGATACCTATGAAAAGGAAATCGCAGCTTCGGGTTTTAAACTCTATGGCTATACTCCTGAAGAGTATTACCAAAACAAGACCAGCGCCTTTCCAAGCATTGTAAATAGTGAGACCGGCTGGATTTTCTGGAGTGGAGGGACTCGGGCGAGTTATCTTTTCAATAAAGAAAAAGAGCCCAAAAAGCGAAAAGGCTATTATGAAGTTTATTTCACTGGGGCAAATGGGACTGCGATCCAAGGGCAAGAGCAAACCTTGTACTTGATCCCAGTAGGTGTGACAGGTCCTGATGGAGTGGCTTCTCAAGGACGTCGGATTCTCTTTGGTGACGCAGCTTTCCGTGATTACCATCTAGAGTGGTGGAAAGCTTACCCGCAACCGAAAAAAGAGAAAGACTTGGATATTGCGGCCATTAACGGAGGCGACTTCTCAAGCTTAGCTGGAACCTGGCGCAATGGCAAGGGTGCTGAAATCGTCATCCAAGCAGACGGAAAAGTCAAGGGACAAGGCAACCTCAAGGCTGTTGCGGACTCGGATAAGAAGAGCAAGATCCCTTATGTTGAGATGAAGATGGGTGAGACCGGTGCTGCGATTGGACTTCTGAAAATCGGTTTCCAAAATCCAGATGGAGACCAGTCTGATACCAGCAAACCACGTCTAGTGGTCACTCAATCTGCAGGCAACTACCCGGCTGATCAATATTTCTACCGTCAATAA
- a CDS encoding metal ABC transporter solute-binding protein, Zn/Mn family — protein MNRRRMKVLGLLFLGFFLLAACGSQGNAGKPPSKKGLKIVTSFYPIYALVKEISGDQNDIWMVQSGAGIHDYEPSTKEVAQIYDADVFVYHSQTLESWAGRLDPNLQGSKLRVIEGSQGMTLDKVAGLEDVEAGQGKEAKHLYDPHTWLDPVKIAEEGKIIAQRLGEIDPKNKELYQANAQKLEKRCEDLVAHYQPLFDKAKQKTFVTQHTAFSYLAKRFGLKQLGIAGISPEQEPTARQLAEIQQFVKDYKVKTIFVEKHTSSKVADSIAKATGTRVKVLDPLEADPQNDKDLLENLEENMATLAKELEE, from the coding sequence ATGAATAGGAGAAGAATGAAGGTTCTGGGACTCTTGTTTCTCGGTTTCTTTCTGCTTGCAGCTTGTGGAAGTCAAGGAAATGCGGGCAAGCCCCCTTCTAAAAAAGGTCTTAAAATTGTCACGAGTTTTTATCCTATCTATGCCCTGGTCAAGGAAATCTCTGGCGATCAAAATGACATCTGGATGGTTCAGTCAGGTGCAGGGATCCATGATTATGAACCCTCAACCAAGGAAGTGGCCCAGATCTATGATGCGGATGTATTTGTCTATCATTCTCAGACCCTGGAATCTTGGGCCGGTCGCTTAGATCCCAATCTTCAAGGTTCCAAGTTGCGAGTGATCGAAGGCAGCCAAGGAATGACCCTTGATAAGGTGGCTGGATTAGAGGATGTTGAGGCTGGTCAGGGAAAAGAAGCCAAGCACTTGTATGATCCACATACTTGGTTGGATCCTGTAAAAATCGCAGAGGAAGGAAAGATCATCGCCCAGCGCTTGGGAGAGATCGATCCAAAGAACAAGGAACTCTATCAGGCCAATGCTCAAAAGCTTGAAAAGCGCTGTGAGGACCTGGTAGCCCACTACCAGCCTCTCTTTGACAAGGCCAAGCAAAAGACTTTTGTGACCCAGCATACGGCCTTTTCTTATCTGGCCAAACGCTTTGGTCTCAAGCAGTTAGGGATTGCAGGGATATCCCCAGAGCAAGAACCGACTGCTCGGCAATTGGCCGAGATCCAGCAGTTTGTCAAAGACTATAAGGTGAAAACAATCTTTGTGGAAAAGCACACGTCATCAAAAGTGGCAGATAGTATCGCTAAGGCAACAGGGACGCGTGTCAAGGTCTTGGATCCACTGGAAGCCGATCCACAAAACGATAAGGATCTACTAGAAAATTTAGAAGAAAATATGGCGACTTTAGCCAAGGAATTAGAGGAGTAA
- a CDS encoding Gfo/Idh/MocA family protein — MGHHINYKWASLGTGVIANELAQALEALGGKLYSVANRTYDKGVAFAEKYGIEKVYKEIDEVFEDPEVDIIYISTPHNTHIQYLRKALAAGKHVLCEKSITLNSEELAEAIKLAEENHVKLAEAMTIFHMPIYRKLSEIVASGKLGPLKVIQMNFGSYKEYDMINRFFNHNLAGGALLDIGVYALSFVRWFMTSQPTEMVSQVKLAPTGVDEQAGILLTNREGEMATVTLSLHAKQPKRGTIAYDKGYIELYEYPRGQKAVITYTEDGSQEVIEAGETAKALQYEVLDMEAAVAGRENLLYLNYRRDVMDLMTQLRKDWDLVYPEEE, encoded by the coding sequence ATGGGTCATCACATCAACTATAAGTGGGCTAGTCTTGGAACAGGCGTCATTGCCAATGAATTGGCGCAAGCCCTTGAAGCGCTTGGTGGGAAACTCTATTCCGTTGCCAATCGTACCTACGATAAAGGTGTAGCCTTCGCTGAGAAATACGGGATCGAAAAGGTTTATAAAGAGATTGATGAAGTCTTTGAAGACCCTGAAGTGGATATCATCTATATCTCAACGCCTCACAATACTCATATCCAGTATCTTCGTAAGGCCCTCGCAGCTGGCAAGCACGTGCTCTGCGAAAAGTCCATCACCCTCAACAGTGAGGAATTGGCAGAAGCGATAAAGCTTGCTGAAGAAAACCATGTCAAACTAGCAGAAGCCATGACCATTTTCCATATGCCTATTTATCGGAAACTCTCTGAAATTGTAGCAAGTGGCAAGCTGGGACCCCTTAAGGTTATCCAGATGAACTTCGGTTCCTATAAGGAATACGACATGATCAACCGCTTTTTCAATCACAATCTGGCAGGTGGAGCTCTACTGGACATCGGTGTCTACGCCCTATCTTTCGTCCGTTGGTTTATGACCTCACAGCCGACAGAGATGGTTTCACAGGTCAAGCTGGCACCGACTGGTGTCGATGAGCAAGCGGGGATCCTTCTTACGAATCGTGAAGGGGAAATGGCAACGGTGACGCTGAGTCTTCACGCCAAACAACCGAAACGTGGGACGATCGCTTATGACAAGGGCTATATCGAACTCTACGAATACCCGCGTGGGCAAAAAGCGGTCATCACCTATACGGAAGATGGATCACAAGAAGTGATCGAAGCAGGAGAAACCGCTAAAGCCCTCCAGTATGAAGTCCTTGATATGGAAGCAGCAGTCGCAGGAAGGGAAAATCTTCTCTACCTAAACTACAGACGCGATGTCATGGACCTCATGACTCAACTCCGCAAAGACTGGGACTTGGTTTACCCAGAAGAAGAATAA